A single Paenibacillus antri DNA region contains:
- a CDS encoding PIN/TRAM domain-containing protein: MWTNTFRSVFTVFGGFLGYQISAAFQHDMLGYLVPGVAFGSIEGQSYGLAGAFAILFYFGYSWIARIGNRALAKAEERLYGLPAADAAAGIVGLVVGLVVAALLYPAFRAFGAAAPWLAVLATLALGALGARFAVAKRPDVLGWIDAARTPVVKEEPKRIYEHKILDTSVIIDGRIADICKTGFLEGTLVIPEFVLEELQHIADSSDLLKRNRGRRGLDILNKIQKELDVKVLIYEGDYDEISEVDSKLVKLAKALHGKVVTNDFNLNKVCELQGVAVLNINDLANAVKPVVLPGEEIMVQVIKDGKEHGQGVAYLDDGTMIVVEGGRDYIGSHLEVLVTSVLQTSAGRMIFAKPKQLEKAAQ, from the coding sequence ATGTGGACCAACACATTTCGCTCAGTATTTACGGTTTTCGGGGGTTTCCTCGGCTATCAAATTTCGGCGGCGTTTCAGCACGACATGCTGGGGTATCTCGTTCCCGGCGTTGCGTTCGGCTCGATCGAAGGCCAGAGCTACGGCTTGGCGGGCGCGTTTGCTATTCTTTTCTATTTCGGCTACTCATGGATCGCTCGGATCGGGAATCGCGCGTTAGCGAAGGCGGAGGAGCGGCTGTACGGCTTGCCGGCGGCGGACGCGGCCGCGGGCATCGTCGGGCTCGTCGTCGGGCTCGTCGTCGCGGCGCTGCTCTACCCGGCGTTCCGCGCGTTCGGCGCGGCCGCGCCGTGGCTCGCGGTGCTGGCGACGCTGGCGCTCGGCGCGCTCGGCGCGCGGTTCGCCGTCGCGAAGCGCCCCGACGTCCTCGGCTGGATCGACGCGGCTCGTACGCCGGTCGTCAAGGAAGAGCCGAAGCGCATCTACGAGCATAAGATTCTCGATACGAGCGTCATCATCGACGGCCGCATCGCGGACATCTGCAAGACCGGCTTTCTCGAAGGCACCCTCGTCATTCCGGAATTCGTGCTCGAGGAGCTGCAGCACATCGCGGATTCGTCCGACCTGCTCAAGCGCAACCGGGGGCGCCGCGGCCTCGACATCCTGAACAAGATCCAGAAGGAACTGGACGTGAAGGTGCTCATTTACGAGGGCGACTACGACGAAATTTCCGAGGTCGACAGCAAGCTGGTGAAGCTGGCGAAGGCGCTGCACGGCAAGGTCGTCACGAACGACTTCAACCTGAACAAGGTGTGCGAGCTGCAGGGCGTGGCGGTGCTGAACATCAACGACCTCGCGAACGCGGTGAAGCCGGTCGTGCTGCCGGGCGAAGAAATCATGGTGCAGGTCATCAAGGACGGCAAGGAGCACGGGCAAGGCGTCGCGTACCTCGACGACGGCACGATGATCGTCGTGGAAGGCGGGCGCGATTACATCGGCTCGCATCTCGAGGTGCTGGTGACGAGCGTGCTGCAGACGTCGGCGGGACGCATGATTTTCGCGAAACCGAAGCAGTTGGAAAAGGCCGCGCAATAA
- a CDS encoding choice-of-anchor I family protein, which yields MKKPIQRWTTGAIAAVVAASGWSGAAFGASAGAEAKPFLSVPAASELKVHYLGRYVSGAGLDEAGAEIVAYDPATQRGFAVNGAEEALDIFDLAPLRDRSTVVEALPLVKRLPVETLTAGRVQAGDITSVALHPKGGVLAVAVPNDPKQENGHVVFVDTNGALLGFVEVGALPDMLTFTPDGGYVLVANEGEPSDDYSVDPEGSVSIIDVRGGVEGLTAEHVRTARFTDDIVAGDVRKAKADVPYAQDLEPEYIAVAEDGKSAFVALQEANAIGILNIASASFTAVRSLGYKPYAEDGGLDASDKDDDASIRPWPVLGMYMPDGMDVFSSGGKQYVLTANEGDSRDYEGYSEETRVEDLVERYAFASDAFGEEALGRLKTTIAAPTNAEGKYDAIYSFGARSYTIWEASADGRVARVYDSGSRLERLTMEAAETAAKTKSASWGAMYNADNTENAFDDRSDDKGPEPEAVATGVVDGERYAFVGLERTGGIYWQNVTNPEKPGADGYFTTRDFGSEEPRGDLAPEGMAFVPAEDSPNGMPLLLVAHEVSGTVAVYGFETASAAEANGTADATAPASTSGVYVVKPGDTLTGIAANYGLTWRQLQAINRFRDPNLIYPGQSVKLPR from the coding sequence ATGAAAAAGCCGATCCAACGATGGACGACCGGCGCGATCGCCGCCGTCGTCGCAGCAAGCGGATGGTCCGGCGCGGCATTCGGCGCCTCGGCGGGCGCCGAAGCGAAGCCGTTCCTGTCCGTCCCCGCCGCCTCGGAGCTGAAGGTGCACTACCTCGGCCGGTACGTCAGCGGCGCCGGACTGGACGAAGCCGGCGCGGAGATCGTCGCGTACGATCCTGCGACGCAGCGCGGCTTCGCGGTGAACGGCGCCGAGGAAGCGCTCGACATCTTCGATCTGGCCCCGCTGCGCGATCGGTCGACGGTCGTCGAAGCGCTGCCGCTCGTCAAGCGTCTCCCCGTCGAGACGCTTACCGCCGGGCGGGTGCAAGCCGGCGACATTACGAGCGTCGCGCTTCATCCGAAGGGCGGCGTCCTCGCCGTCGCCGTGCCGAACGATCCGAAGCAGGAGAACGGGCACGTCGTATTCGTCGATACGAACGGCGCCCTGCTCGGCTTCGTCGAGGTCGGCGCGCTGCCGGACATGCTGACGTTCACCCCGGACGGCGGCTACGTGCTCGTCGCGAACGAAGGCGAGCCGAGCGACGACTACAGCGTCGATCCGGAAGGCAGCGTCTCGATCATCGACGTGCGCGGCGGCGTGGAAGGGCTGACGGCCGAGCATGTCCGGACCGCCCGGTTCACGGACGATATCGTCGCCGGCGACGTCCGCAAGGCGAAAGCCGACGTGCCGTACGCGCAAGATTTGGAGCCGGAGTACATCGCGGTCGCCGAGGACGGCAAGAGCGCCTTCGTCGCGCTGCAGGAAGCGAACGCGATCGGCATTCTCAACATCGCCTCCGCTTCGTTCACGGCCGTCCGCAGCCTCGGGTACAAGCCTTACGCCGAGGACGGCGGCTTGGACGCGTCCGACAAGGACGACGACGCTTCGATCCGGCCTTGGCCGGTGCTCGGGATGTACATGCCCGACGGCATGGACGTATTCTCGAGCGGCGGGAAGCAGTACGTCCTGACGGCGAACGAAGGCGACTCCCGCGATTACGAAGGATACTCGGAAGAGACGCGCGTCGAAGACTTGGTCGAGCGATACGCCTTCGCCTCGGACGCCTTCGGCGAAGAGGCGCTCGGCCGATTGAAGACGACGATCGCCGCCCCGACGAACGCGGAAGGCAAATACGACGCGATCTATAGCTTCGGCGCTCGCTCCTATACGATCTGGGAAGCGTCCGCGGACGGCCGGGTCGCGCGCGTCTACGACAGCGGCAGCCGGCTCGAACGGTTGACGATGGAAGCCGCCGAGACGGCGGCGAAGACGAAGTCCGCGTCGTGGGGCGCGATGTATAACGCGGACAATACGGAGAACGCGTTCGACGATCGAAGCGACGACAAGGGGCCGGAGCCGGAAGCGGTCGCGACGGGCGTCGTCGACGGCGAACGGTACGCCTTCGTCGGACTCGAGCGGACCGGGGGCATCTACTGGCAGAACGTCACGAATCCCGAGAAGCCCGGCGCGGACGGCTACTTCACGACGCGCGACTTCGGCTCGGAGGAGCCGCGGGGCGACCTGGCGCCGGAAGGGATGGCGTTCGTTCCCGCCGAAGACAGCCCGAACGGGATGCCGCTGCTGCTCGTCGCGCACGAGGTTTCCGGCACCGTAGCGGTATACGGCTTCGAGACGGCCTCGGCCGCCGAAGCGAACGGGACCGCCGACGCGACGGCACCCGCGTCGACTTCCGGCGTCTACGTCGTGAAGCCCGGCGACACGCTGACGGGCATCGCCGCGAACTACGGCTTGACGTGGCGGCAGCTGCAAGCGATCAACCGGTTCCGCGATCCGAACCTAATCTACCCCGGGCAATCCGTGAAGCTCCCGCGGTAA
- the ispD gene encoding 2-C-methyl-D-erythritol 4-phosphate cytidylyltransferase — MATAGAVIVSAGVGKRMNAAVSKQYIPVGGKPVVVHALEAFERTASVDAVALVVGAGDEAYGRELVETYGLRKVVAVVSGGAERQHSVLRGLEALLERRPETAWALVHDGARPLVTPDVVERCLAAAAETGASVPGVPVKDTIKIADANGLVAGTPERSSLWAVQTPQAFRVDLLLEAHRRAAADGFLGTDDAMLVERLGVRVKIAEGDYRNIKVTTPDDLELAERLLGKTENMGERER, encoded by the coding sequence GTGGCGACAGCAGGTGCCGTCATCGTATCCGCGGGCGTCGGGAAACGAATGAACGCGGCGGTTAGCAAACAATACATACCTGTCGGCGGGAAGCCGGTCGTCGTACACGCCCTCGAGGCGTTCGAGCGGACCGCGTCGGTAGACGCGGTCGCGCTCGTCGTCGGCGCGGGCGACGAAGCGTACGGGCGGGAGCTGGTCGAGACGTACGGCCTCCGCAAGGTCGTCGCCGTCGTCTCGGGCGGCGCGGAGCGGCAGCACTCGGTGCTGCGCGGTCTCGAGGCGCTGCTCGAGCGGCGGCCGGAGACGGCGTGGGCGCTCGTGCACGACGGAGCTCGGCCGCTCGTGACGCCGGACGTCGTCGAGCGCTGCCTCGCCGCGGCGGCGGAGACGGGCGCATCGGTGCCGGGCGTGCCGGTGAAGGATACGATCAAAATCGCGGACGCGAACGGCTTAGTCGCCGGGACGCCGGAGCGGAGCAGCTTGTGGGCGGTGCAAACCCCACAAGCTTTTCGCGTTGATTTGCTGCTCGAAGCGCATCGGCGCGCGGCGGCGGACGGCTTCCTCGGCACGGACGACGCGATGCTCGTGGAGCGGCTCGGCGTACGCGTGAAGATCGCCGAGGGCGATTACCGCAATATCAAGGTGACGACGCCGGACGATCTGGAGCTCGCGGAGCGGCTGCTGGGGAAAACGGAGAACATGGGGGAGCGAGAGAGATGA
- the pssA gene encoding CDP-diacylglycerol--serine O-phosphatidyltransferase, protein MGWKQLPNWFTVGNLFLGILAIIMVFNERSDMASILVIIAMLLDGLDGRVARALNAQSEFGKELDSLSDVISFGVAPAFVMYVAAFQGLHEALGWIVTALFPICGALRLARFNVMDGLPGYFLGLPIPAAGGVLCTLALFSDSIPIWVMVLSSLALSFLMVSTVKYPSFKKLALSKKAIWITPIIIIGAASVAVLYPGWASKLLFIPLLLYALFGLRKNVEVIARAAGRRVRNVRVPGVRARGADGQKPLLARRGWKLRRGGPKGGADAKDEAPPPPSRKSE, encoded by the coding sequence ATGGGTTGGAAACAGCTTCCGAACTGGTTCACGGTCGGAAATTTATTTCTAGGGATTCTCGCCATAATCATGGTGTTTAACGAACGGTCCGACATGGCCTCCATCCTCGTCATCATCGCGATGCTGCTCGACGGATTGGACGGCCGCGTCGCCCGGGCGCTGAACGCGCAGAGCGAATTCGGCAAGGAGCTCGATTCGTTGTCCGACGTCATCTCCTTCGGCGTGGCGCCGGCGTTCGTCATGTACGTCGCCGCGTTCCAAGGGCTGCACGAGGCGCTCGGCTGGATCGTGACGGCGCTGTTCCCGATCTGCGGCGCGCTGCGCCTCGCCCGGTTCAACGTCATGGACGGCTTGCCGGGGTACTTCCTGGGTTTGCCGATTCCGGCGGCCGGCGGGGTGCTTTGCACGCTGGCGCTGTTCTCCGATTCGATCCCGATCTGGGTCATGGTGCTGTCGTCGCTCGCGTTGTCGTTCCTTATGGTCAGCACGGTGAAATATCCGAGCTTCAAGAAGCTCGCGTTGTCCAAGAAGGCGATTTGGATTACGCCGATCATCATTATCGGCGCGGCGTCGGTCGCGGTGCTGTACCCGGGCTGGGCGTCGAAGCTGCTGTTTATCCCGCTGCTGCTGTACGCGCTGTTCGGCCTCCGGAAGAACGTGGAGGTGATCGCCCGCGCGGCGGGCCGCCGCGTGCGGAACGTTCGCGTGCCGGGGGTGCGGGCGCGCGGCGCGGACGGGCAGAAGCCGCTGCTCGCGCGGCGGGGCTGGAAGCTGCGCAGGGGCGGGCCGAAAGGCGGGGCCGACGCGAAGGACGAGGCGCCTCCGCCGCCGAGTCGGAAAAGCGAATAG
- the ispF gene encoding 2-C-methyl-D-erythritol 2,4-cyclodiphosphate synthase, with product MIRVGQGFDVHAFAEGRKCIIGGVDIPFEKGLLGHSDADVLLHAVADAVLGAMGLGDIGKHFPDTDPAFKDADSMKLLEHVWGLARERGYSLGNADCTVIAQRPKMAPHIESMVANIARALGAEPSQVNVKATTSEKLGFTGREEGIAAMATVCLTKLP from the coding sequence ATGATACGAGTAGGGCAAGGGTTCGACGTGCACGCGTTCGCGGAAGGACGCAAGTGCATCATCGGCGGCGTGGACATTCCGTTCGAGAAGGGGCTGCTCGGCCATTCCGACGCCGACGTACTGCTGCACGCGGTCGCGGACGCGGTGCTCGGCGCGATGGGGCTGGGGGACATCGGGAAGCATTTTCCGGATACGGATCCTGCCTTCAAAGACGCAGACAGCATGAAGCTGCTCGAGCATGTGTGGGGGTTGGCGCGGGAACGAGGGTACAGCTTAGGCAACGCGGACTGCACGGTCATCGCGCAGCGGCCGAAGATGGCGCCGCACATCGAGAGCATGGTCGCGAACATCGCGCGAGCGCTGGGCGCCGAGCCGTCGCAGGTGAACGTGAAAGCGACGACGTCGGAGAAGCTCGGCTTCACGGGGCGAGAAGAAGGCATCGCGGCGATGGCGACCGTATGCTTGACGAAGCTTCCGTAA
- the disA gene encoding DNA integrity scanning diadenylate cyclase DisA — MVKEEHTPEIMSGLLQLVAPGTPFREGLENVLRAKTGGLIVCGYSPEVMDLVDGGFSINCDFSPNYLYELAKMDGAIILSEDLRRILFANTQLIPDSSIASSETGIRHRTAERVAKQTGKLVVSISQRRNVITLYQGQLRYALKDMGVILTKANQAIQTLEKYKAVLDQALTNLSAAEFEEIVTLHDVTNVVQRAEMVLRIKAEINRYINELGNEGRLISMQLEELVTGVEDETYLLLKDYMRDPVEEKLRDAVAGLMRMTDDELLEDHHVVRMLGYPNTTAMMEESLSPRGFRMLSKIPRLPTLIIGNLVEQFGQLPHVLMATIEELDEVDGIGEVRARTIKEGLKRIQEQVLVDRHI, encoded by the coding sequence ATGGTCAAGGAAGAGCATACGCCAGAAATCATGAGCGGACTGCTGCAGCTCGTCGCGCCGGGGACGCCGTTCCGGGAAGGACTCGAGAACGTGCTCCGCGCGAAAACCGGAGGACTTATCGTCTGCGGTTACTCGCCGGAGGTCATGGACCTCGTAGACGGCGGATTTTCCATCAATTGCGATTTCTCGCCGAACTATCTGTACGAGCTGGCCAAGATGGACGGCGCTATTATATTAAGCGAGGATTTAAGACGTATTTTATTCGCGAATACGCAGCTCATTCCGGATTCGTCGATCGCATCGTCGGAGACGGGCATTCGGCACCGGACGGCGGAGCGCGTCGCGAAGCAGACGGGCAAGCTGGTCGTCTCGATTTCGCAGCGGCGGAACGTCATTACGCTGTACCAAGGGCAGCTGCGATATGCGCTCAAGGACATGGGCGTCATTCTGACGAAGGCGAACCAAGCGATCCAAACGTTGGAAAAGTATAAAGCCGTTCTCGACCAAGCGCTGACGAACTTGTCGGCCGCCGAATTCGAGGAGATCGTCACGCTGCACGACGTCACGAACGTCGTGCAGCGCGCCGAGATGGTGCTGCGCATCAAGGCGGAGATTAACCGCTACATCAACGAGCTCGGCAACGAGGGAAGACTCATCTCCATGCAGCTCGAGGAGCTCGTGACCGGCGTGGAGGACGAGACCTACCTGCTGCTGAAGGATTACATGCGCGATCCCGTCGAGGAGAAGCTTCGGGACGCCGTGGCGGGGCTCATGCGCATGACGGACGACGAGCTGCTCGAAGACCATCACGTCGTGCGGATGCTCGGCTACCCGAACACGACGGCGATGATGGAAGAGTCGCTCTCGCCTCGCGGCTTCCGGATGCTCAGCAAAATTCCGCGTCTTCCGACGCTCATTATCGGCAACTTGGTCGAGCAGTTCGGCCAGCTGCCGCACGTGCTCATGGCGACGATCGAGGAGCTCGACGAGGTCGACGGCATCGGCGAGGTGCGGGCGCGGACGATCAAGGAAGGGCTGAAGCGGATCCAGGAGCAGGTGCTGGTCGACCGTCATATTTAA
- the radA gene encoding DNA repair protein RadA has translation MGKSKTKFVCQDCGTESPKWLGKCPGCNAWNTFVEETETVVKTAGVAVPGLSGAKERPQPITKIVSSQEPRIDAGSGELNRVLGGGLVPGSLILVGGDPGIGKSTLLLQTSHHLARAGQRVLYVTGEESARQIKMRAERLGAEADSLFVLCETNTDHIFEALDDVRPDILVVDSIQTVYQPGVASAPGSVSQVRECTGLFMRIAKQRGVATLLVGHVTKEGAIAGPRLLEHMVDTVLYFEGERHNTYRMLRAVKNRFGSTNEIGIFEMIENGLTEVKNPSELFLSERPLGVAGSTVVASMEGTRPVLVELQALVSSTNFPSPRRMATGVDYNRLNLIIAVLEKRVGMHLQTQDAYLNVAGGVKLDEPAADLGIAVALASSFRDKPTRPEDVVFGEIGLTGEVRGVSRVDQRVNEALKLGFKRVIVPDKSMKQWTPPRGIEVVPVGTVRDALNLLLP, from the coding sequence ATGGGGAAAAGTAAAACGAAATTCGTCTGCCAAGACTGCGGCACGGAATCGCCGAAGTGGCTGGGGAAGTGCCCCGGCTGCAACGCTTGGAATACGTTCGTCGAGGAGACGGAGACGGTCGTGAAGACGGCCGGTGTCGCGGTGCCGGGCCTCTCCGGCGCGAAGGAGCGGCCGCAGCCGATCACCAAGATCGTCAGCTCGCAGGAGCCCCGGATCGACGCGGGCAGCGGGGAGCTGAACCGCGTGCTCGGCGGCGGTCTCGTGCCGGGGTCGCTCATCCTCGTCGGCGGGGACCCCGGCATCGGCAAGTCGACGCTGCTGCTGCAGACGTCGCATCATCTCGCGCGCGCGGGGCAGCGCGTGCTGTACGTGACGGGCGAGGAGTCGGCGCGTCAGATCAAGATGCGCGCGGAGCGGCTCGGCGCGGAAGCCGATTCGCTGTTCGTGTTGTGCGAGACGAACACGGACCACATCTTCGAGGCGCTCGACGACGTGCGGCCGGACATCCTCGTCGTGGACTCCATCCAGACGGTGTATCAGCCGGGCGTCGCGTCGGCGCCGGGCAGCGTGTCCCAGGTGCGGGAATGCACCGGGCTGTTCATGCGGATCGCCAAGCAGCGCGGCGTCGCGACCCTGCTCGTCGGCCACGTGACGAAGGAAGGCGCCATCGCGGGCCCGCGGCTGCTCGAGCACATGGTGGACACCGTGCTGTACTTCGAGGGCGAGCGGCATAATACGTACCGCATGCTGCGCGCGGTGAAGAACCGGTTCGGGTCGACGAACGAAATCGGCATTTTCGAGATGATCGAGAACGGCTTGACCGAGGTGAAGAACCCCTCGGAGCTGTTCCTCTCCGAGCGTCCGCTCGGCGTCGCGGGGTCGACTGTCGTCGCCTCGATGGAGGGGACGCGGCCGGTGCTCGTCGAGCTGCAGGCGCTCGTGTCGTCGACGAACTTTCCGTCCCCTCGCCGGATGGCGACGGGGGTCGATTACAACCGGTTGAACCTGATCATCGCGGTGCTGGAGAAGCGCGTCGGCATGCATCTGCAGACGCAGGACGCGTACTTGAACGTCGCGGGCGGCGTGAAGCTGGACGAGCCTGCGGCCGATCTCGGCATCGCCGTGGCGCTCGCGTCGAGCTTCCGGGATAAGCCGACCCGGCCGGAGGACGTCGTCTTCGGGGAGATCGGCCTGACCGGCGAGGTGCGCGGCGTCTCCCGCGTCGATCAGCGGGTGAACGAGGCGCTCAAGCTCGGCTTCAAGCGCGTCATCGTGCCGGACAAGAGCATGAAGCAGTGGACGCCGCCTCGGGGCATCGAGGTCGTCCCCGTCGGAACGGTGCGGGACGCGCTGAATTTGCTGCTGCCGTAG
- the gltX gene encoding glutamate--tRNA ligase, translating into MMGNGTVRTRYAPSPTGHLHIGGARTALFSYLYARNRGGEFIIRIEDTDQTRHVETGVDSQLNGLKWLGLDWNESVDVGGPYGPYRQLERLDLYKEYADKLIAGGHAYYCYCSEAELDAEREAQEARGEMPRYGGRCRSLTAEQAEAFRAEGRKPTIRFRVPADVTYAFEDEVRGQVEFQSNDIGDWIMVRPDGIPTYNYAVVIDDHLMKITHVVRGEEHLSNTPRQLMVYRAIGAEPPKFGHLPLILNQDRKKMSKRDESILQFIEQYRELGYLPEAIVNFIVLLGWSPGGEQEIFSKEELIGQFGLDRVSKSGAVFDTEKLNWMNNHYLRAADLDRVVDLAIPHLARAGRIPAELDAAGREWVTALVALYLEQLRYAAEIVDLTPMFFEERPSVEEEAAVVLTEEQVPTVVRAFAEQVRAIPDEAYSADAIKAALKAVQTETGFKGKQLFMPIRAALTGQTHGRDLNQTLWLLGKEKVLARLRERM; encoded by the coding sequence ATGATGGGCAACGGAACGGTGCGCACTCGTTATGCGCCGAGCCCGACGGGGCATCTGCATATCGGCGGGGCAAGGACGGCATTATTCAGTTATTTGTACGCTCGGAATCGGGGCGGGGAGTTCATTATCCGGATCGAGGATACGGATCAGACGCGGCACGTCGAGACGGGCGTCGACAGCCAGCTGAACGGGCTGAAGTGGCTCGGTCTCGATTGGAACGAGAGCGTGGACGTCGGCGGTCCGTACGGCCCTTATCGCCAGCTCGAGCGTCTTGATCTTTATAAAGAGTACGCGGACAAGTTGATCGCCGGCGGGCATGCGTACTATTGCTATTGCTCCGAGGCGGAGCTGGACGCGGAGCGGGAAGCGCAGGAAGCGCGCGGCGAAATGCCGCGGTACGGCGGCCGCTGCCGCTCGCTGACGGCGGAGCAGGCCGAGGCGTTCCGCGCCGAGGGGCGCAAGCCGACGATTCGCTTCCGCGTGCCGGCGGACGTGACGTACGCGTTCGAGGACGAGGTGCGCGGCCAGGTCGAATTCCAATCGAACGACATCGGCGATTGGATCATGGTGCGGCCGGACGGTATCCCGACATATAACTACGCCGTCGTGATCGACGACCATCTGATGAAGATCACCCACGTCGTACGCGGCGAGGAGCATCTCTCCAACACGCCGCGCCAGCTTATGGTATATCGAGCGATCGGCGCGGAGCCGCCGAAATTCGGCCATCTGCCGCTCATCTTGAACCAAGACCGGAAGAAGATGAGCAAGCGCGACGAGTCGATCCTTCAATTCATCGAGCAGTATCGCGAGCTAGGCTACTTGCCTGAAGCGATCGTGAACTTCATCGTGCTGCTCGGCTGGTCACCTGGCGGAGAGCAGGAGATCTTCTCGAAGGAAGAGCTGATCGGGCAATTCGGGTTGGACCGCGTCTCGAAGAGCGGCGCCGTGTTCGACACGGAGAAGCTGAACTGGATGAACAACCACTACTTGCGCGCGGCCGACTTGGACCGCGTCGTCGATCTGGCGATTCCGCATCTCGCGCGCGCCGGACGCATCCCGGCCGAGCTCGACGCGGCGGGCCGCGAATGGGTGACCGCGCTCGTGGCGTTGTACTTGGAACAGCTTCGGTATGCCGCGGAGATCGTCGACTTGACGCCGATGTTCTTCGAGGAGCGTCCTTCCGTCGAGGAAGAAGCGGCGGTCGTGCTCACGGAGGAGCAGGTGCCGACGGTGGTGCGCGCGTTCGCGGAGCAGGTGAGGGCGATCCCGGACGAAGCGTATTCGGCCGACGCCATTAAAGCGGCGCTGAAGGCGGTGCAGACGGAAACCGGCTTCAAGGGCAAGCAGCTGTTCATGCCGATCCGCGCGGCGCTCACGGGGCAGACGCACGGCC